The Pleurocapsa minor HA4230-MV1 genome has a window encoding:
- a CDS encoding carotenoid biosynthesis protein, whose product MKRASKTENYLLIGHVLAMAFGLAGIVLVLPNIEFQAKLAEFAWGSQIFGWSMAGGGVVYMLLATAAVALYAYRTLGVWHWLSFMIPAIALSLGSELLGTSTGFPFGEYRYLSGLGYKIAGLVPFTIPLSWFYLGFSAYIIALAGLKRLEINNWLCELGAIICGSLCLTSWDFVLDPAMSQAPVPFWVWDQPGAFFGMPYQNFAGWMGTGVLFMTVATLLWKVKPLTINSKDLKLPVFIYLANFVFAAVLSLAAGFYIPVLLGVVLGILPLLVLYWIATNQNKATEGNTLATTN is encoded by the coding sequence ATGAAGCGAGCATCCAAAACAGAAAATTACTTACTGATCGGTCACGTTTTAGCGATGGCATTTGGCCTAGCGGGAATTGTACTGGTATTGCCCAATATTGAGTTTCAGGCAAAGCTAGCTGAATTTGCCTGGGGTTCTCAGATTTTTGGCTGGTCAATGGCTGGTGGCGGGGTGGTTTATATGCTGTTAGCAACGGCTGCGGTAGCTTTGTATGCCTATCGTACATTAGGAGTATGGCATTGGTTAAGCTTTATGATTCCAGCGATCGCTTTATCCCTGGGTAGTGAATTATTGGGTACTAGCACAGGGTTTCCCTTTGGTGAATATCGTTATTTGAGTGGATTGGGTTATAAAATTGCTGGGTTAGTACCGTTTACTATTCCTCTATCTTGGTTTTATCTCGGCTTCAGTGCCTATATTATTGCGCTGGCTGGATTGAAAAGACTGGAGATTAACAACTGGTTATGTGAACTAGGGGCAATTATTTGTGGTTCACTATGTCTTACCTCCTGGGATTTTGTACTCGATCCTGCTATGAGTCAAGCACCAGTTCCTTTTTGGGTTTGGGATCAGCCTGGAGCATTTTTCGGTATGCCTTATCAAAATTTTGCAGGCTGGATGGGGACAGGAGTACTATTTATGACGGTAGCTACTTTGCTGTGGAAGGTGAAACCGTTAACCATTAATAGTAAAGATCTCAAGCTTCCCGTGTTCATTTATCTAGCTAATTTTGTCTTTGCTGCTGTATTAAGTTTGGCAGCAGGTTTCTATATTCCTGTATTGTTAGGTGTTGTGCTTGGTATTTTGCCTTTGTTAGTTCTTTACTGGATTGCCACCAATCAAAACAAGGCTACTGAAGGTAACACTCTAGCAACTACTAATTAA
- a CDS encoding 16S rRNA (cytosine(967)-C(5))-methyltransferase, with amino-acid sequence MVSLPNSRSLAFLALKNVYQQKAYTDMALNRVLKSVDKSLEVSQTDRNFACELVYGIVRRQRTLDTLIDLLGKKKAAQQPPDLRIILHLGLYQLRYLDRIPNSAAVNTSVELAKENGISKLGGVVNGLLRSYIRQAELGDPLQLPADPISSLGIKHSFPDWIVETWLEQLPMEEVDQLLAWFNRSPKIDLRVNLLKASIEQVEKALSDAGISVERIPNLPQGLRLENPGAVTDLPGYKQGWWMIQDSSAQLVTHLLDPQPGEMIIDACAAPGGKTTHIAELMGDNGQIIASDRAAKRLNKVRENAARLQLNSIKIEVGDSRKLERFNNLADRVLLDAPCSGLGTLHKRPDIRWRQTNQAVESLVELQTELIEQTALCVKPKGVLVYATCTLNVLENEKVVQSFLTNNSHWSIDPNNAIAQNWGTSEGWIKIYPHQSNMDGFFMVRLVRDS; translated from the coding sequence ATGGTATCCCTTCCTAATTCTCGCTCTTTGGCTTTCCTCGCCCTCAAAAATGTTTATCAACAGAAAGCCTATACAGATATGGCGCTCAACCGTGTCCTTAAATCGGTAGATAAATCCCTAGAAGTTAGTCAAACAGACCGTAATTTTGCCTGTGAATTAGTCTATGGTATTGTGCGCCGTCAGCGTACCTTAGATACGTTGATCGATTTACTGGGAAAGAAAAAAGCAGCGCAGCAACCCCCAGATTTACGGATTATTCTGCACTTGGGTTTATATCAATTACGCTATCTCGATCGCATCCCCAACTCAGCAGCAGTTAATACCAGCGTCGAATTAGCTAAAGAAAATGGCATATCTAAACTAGGAGGCGTGGTTAATGGCTTATTGCGCAGCTATATCCGTCAGGCAGAATTGGGCGATCCCTTACAGCTACCAGCAGATCCCATTAGCAGCTTGGGAATCAAGCACAGTTTTCCCGATTGGATTGTCGAGACGTGGTTAGAACAGTTACCGATGGAAGAAGTAGATCAACTACTGGCTTGGTTTAATCGATCGCCCAAAATTGATTTACGAGTTAATCTGCTAAAAGCCTCCATTGAACAGGTAGAAAAAGCTTTGAGCGATGCGGGTATATCTGTTGAGCGCATACCCAACTTACCTCAAGGATTACGACTGGAAAACCCAGGAGCTGTCACCGATTTACCTGGCTATAAGCAGGGATGGTGGATGATTCAAGATAGTAGCGCTCAGTTAGTCACGCATTTGCTCGATCCACAGCCTGGGGAAATGATAATCGATGCCTGCGCGGCTCCAGGTGGTAAAACCACTCATATAGCCGAATTAATGGGGGATAATGGTCAAATTATTGCTAGCGATCGCGCTGCTAAACGCTTAAATAAAGTTAGGGAAAATGCAGCGAGGTTACAGTTAAACTCAATTAAAATAGAAGTAGGAGACAGTCGCAAACTTGAGCGCTTTAATAATCTCGCAGATCGAGTATTGCTAGATGCACCCTGTTCGGGCTTGGGTACACTACACAAACGTCCTGATATCCGTTGGCGACAGACTAACCAAGCCGTTGAGTCACTGGTTGAGTTGCAAACAGAACTAATCGAACAGACAGCACTTTGCGTCAAACCAAAAGGTGTGTTAGTTTATGCCACCTGCACTCTTAATGTTTTAGAAAATGAAAAAGTAGTACAATCGTTTTTGACAAATAATTCGCATTGGAGTATAGATCCTAATAATGCGATCGCGCAAAATTGGGGAACCTCTGAAGGCTGGATTAAAATTTATCCTCACCAATCTAATATGGATGGATTTTTTATGGTGAGACTAGTGCGAGATAGTTGA
- a CDS encoding TerB family tellurite resistance protein: MKQILKIIIAAAWIDGVIQPEERAYLRRVAQDFQLADDPEIRPLLSELRPVKAAECYQWLEEYFGQNHSAEDYHQLLEKISALVYSDGYVDVREAKLVEAIQSCDPANPDCKNSTWDRILRKIRQVYKAAIEQQV; encoded by the coding sequence ATGAAGCAAATTCTTAAAATTATCATTGCTGCTGCCTGGATTGATGGTGTAATTCAACCAGAAGAAAGAGCGTACCTGCGTCGTGTAGCCCAAGACTTTCAATTAGCTGACGATCCAGAAATTAGACCTCTACTCTCAGAATTACGACCAGTTAAAGCTGCTGAATGCTATCAATGGCTAGAAGAATATTTTGGTCAAAACCACTCGGCTGAAGATTATCATCAACTACTAGAAAAAATTAGCGCTTTGGTCTACAGCGATGGCTATGTAGACGTGAGGGAAGCAAAACTAGTTGAAGCAATTCAAAGTTGCGATCCTGCCAACCCAGATTGCAAAAATTCAACTTGGGATCGGATCTTGCGGAAAATTCGGCAGGTATACAAAGCAGCGATTGAGCAGCAAGTTTAA
- a CDS encoding MBL fold metallo-hydrolase, with the protein MNLTYFDSNSWLIEIDRLRILLDPWLVGKLTFGNQAWLFEGSKNNPQPIPPNIDLILLSQGLEDHAHPPTLKELDKSIPVVASPNAAKVVKELGYTNITALKHHQTYQLGQVEIQAVPGSPVGPTLVENGYIIKGLESGKNIYYEPHGYHSDSLKEAAPIDVIITPIINLKLPLLGAVIKGQQTALQICQQLNPQVILGTAAGGDIDFKGVITSVLQADGTVAEFNRLLEQNNLSTKAIDPQSGQTIELCLV; encoded by the coding sequence ATGAATCTTACTTATTTTGACAGCAATTCCTGGTTAATAGAAATCGATCGCCTGAGAATTTTGCTCGATCCCTGGTTGGTGGGCAAGTTGACTTTTGGCAATCAGGCTTGGCTCTTTGAAGGTAGTAAAAATAACCCCCAGCCAATTCCGCCAAATATTGACCTGATTCTGCTTTCTCAGGGGTTAGAAGATCACGCCCATCCTCCGACGCTAAAAGAGCTTGACAAGAGTATTCCTGTGGTGGCATCCCCCAACGCAGCCAAGGTAGTCAAGGAATTAGGCTATACAAATATTACTGCCCTAAAGCATCACCAGACTTATCAATTAGGACAGGTAGAAATTCAAGCCGTTCCTGGTTCACCAGTTGGCCCTACTCTAGTAGAAAATGGCTATATTATCAAAGGTTTAGAATCTGGCAAAAATATCTACTATGAACCCCACGGATATCATTCTGACTCGCTAAAGGAAGCAGCGCCAATTGATGTGATTATTACACCGATTATTAATCTTAAGTTGCCTTTATTAGGAGCAGTAATAAAAGGGCAGCAAACTGCACTACAAATATGTCAACAGTTAAATCCACAGGTAATCTTAGGTACGGCTGCGGGGGGAGACATTGATTTTAAAGGTGTAATTACCTCGGTGCTTCAAGCGGATGGGACAGTGGCAGAATTTAATCGTTTATTAGAGCAAAACAATCTCTCCACCAAAGCGATCGATCCTCAGTCGGGGCAAACTATTGAACTATGCTTGGTTTAA
- a CDS encoding glycosyltransferase — translation MNLEFFYGFFLGILISQIVATAILLSRLLKGAKRRSPLLPQAAEPDLMGKVSVVVPTLNEAERIMPCLTGLSQQSYELREAIIVDSNSQDGTPDIVKAARQSDPRLRLITDDPLPTGWVGRPWALHTGYLHISAHSEWFLGIDADTEPQSGLIASLVKVAAAENYDMVSLAPQFILQYPGEWCLQPALLMTLLYRFDSAGVDAVSPSRVMANGQCFLCRRAVLEQLDGYTSAAGSFCDDVTLARNIAAAGYKVGFFDGSKVIKVRMYEGAKETWNEWGRSLDLKDAANPAQVWGDVLFLLCVQALPLPLLLLTGYLLYLGNNDPIIFILFSLNAFLLLLRYGMLIAIAPSYSSLSWFFWLSPLADQLAVLRIFLSSLKKPTSWRGRSYQ, via the coding sequence GTGAACTTGGAGTTTTTCTACGGCTTTTTTTTGGGGATTTTAATCTCCCAGATAGTAGCTACCGCAATTTTATTATCTCGTTTACTCAAAGGAGCTAAAAGGCGATCGCCTTTACTACCCCAAGCAGCAGAACCCGATCTTATGGGTAAAGTAAGTGTGGTTGTGCCTACTCTTAACGAAGCAGAGAGAATTATGCCCTGTCTGACAGGCTTGAGTCAGCAAAGCTATGAACTACGGGAAGCGATTATCGTCGATAGTAATTCTCAAGATGGCACACCAGACATTGTTAAAGCTGCCAGGCAAAGCGATCCTCGGTTACGTCTGATTACTGATGATCCTTTGCCGACTGGCTGGGTTGGTCGTCCTTGGGCGCTACATACAGGATATTTGCATATTTCTGCCCATAGTGAGTGGTTTTTAGGTATTGATGCGGATACTGAACCTCAGTCTGGTTTAATTGCTAGCTTGGTTAAGGTGGCAGCAGCAGAAAACTACGACATGGTGTCCCTCGCACCCCAGTTTATTCTGCAATACCCTGGAGAATGGTGTCTACAACCTGCCTTACTAATGACGTTGCTGTATCGTTTTGACTCAGCAGGGGTAGATGCTGTCAGTCCGAGTCGTGTAATGGCAAATGGACAATGCTTTTTATGTCGCCGTGCAGTATTGGAGCAACTTGATGGTTATACCTCTGCTGCGGGTTCATTTTGCGATGATGTTACCTTAGCGCGCAATATTGCAGCTGCTGGCTATAAAGTTGGCTTTTTTGATGGCTCAAAAGTAATTAAAGTCAGAATGTATGAGGGGGCGAAAGAAACCTGGAATGAATGGGGGCGATCGCTCGATCTTAAAGATGCAGCTAATCCTGCTCAAGTTTGGGGAGATGTTTTATTTTTGCTGTGTGTTCAGGCTTTACCCCTACCTTTATTGCTATTGACTGGCTATCTGCTGTATTTGGGCAATAATGACCCCATCATATTTATTTTATTTAGTTTAAACGCTTTTCTGCTTTTATTGCGTTACGGTATGTTAATAGCGATCGCTCCTTCCTATTCCAGCTTGTCTTGGTTCTTCTGGTTATCCCCCTTGGCAGACCAACTAGCAGTGTTGCGCATCTTCTTATCTTCTCTGAAAAAACCGACTTCCTGGCGGGGTAGAAGCTATCAATGA
- the corA gene encoding magnesium/cobalt transporter CorA encodes MLAKTSSLHRNQSGNSYQSMPLNYAYNQPGSIPGTMTIADRAKPPQITLIDYDRHQHNYATNLTPEECTTHLTTDSVSWVDVGGLGDRLILEKLGEVFDLHPVLLENIVNVPQRPKLEDYQNQLVIITQMVNLNTKGVWLEQVSFILGENYLLTVQEEPQQDCFTPVRDRIAKCKGIIRQQKADYLTYALWDTVIDSYFPVLELYGEKIEELQELVLTQPTQATLGKIHQIKRELLSLRRAVWPQRDVLNLLIRDGHPLISDHVLRYLKDCYDHTVQIIDTLEIYRELASGLMDVYLSAVSNKMNQVMKLLAVISTVFIPLTFVAGIYGMNFNTEVSPWNMPELDWYWGYPVCIGIMLAIATSLIVYFWRLGWLKSDL; translated from the coding sequence ATGCTTGCCAAGACTAGCTCTCTCCATCGAAATCAAAGTGGTAACTCCTATCAATCAATGCCACTAAATTACGCCTATAATCAACCAGGTAGTATACCTGGAACGATGACGATCGCCGATCGAGCCAAACCTCCACAAATTACTTTAATTGATTACGATCGGCATCAACATAATTATGCAACTAACTTAACCCCAGAGGAATGTACTACTCATCTGACTACCGATTCGGTATCTTGGGTGGATGTAGGGGGATTAGGCGATCGCTTGATTTTAGAGAAGCTAGGAGAGGTGTTTGATTTACATCCTGTGTTACTTGAAAATATTGTTAATGTTCCTCAACGTCCGAAGTTAGAAGACTATCAAAATCAGTTAGTGATCATTACCCAGATGGTCAATTTAAATACCAAAGGCGTTTGGTTAGAGCAAGTTAGTTTTATTTTGGGTGAAAACTATCTCTTAACCGTACAGGAAGAACCCCAGCAAGACTGTTTTACCCCCGTACGCGATCGCATAGCAAAATGTAAAGGTATCATTCGCCAGCAAAAAGCCGACTATCTGACCTATGCTCTCTGGGATACGGTGATTGATAGTTATTTTCCTGTATTAGAGTTATATGGTGAAAAAATCGAAGAATTACAGGAATTAGTCTTAACCCAGCCCACACAAGCCACTCTTGGCAAGATTCATCAAATTAAGCGCGAACTACTATCTTTACGCCGTGCTGTTTGGCCTCAACGAGATGTCTTAAATCTTTTAATTAGAGACGGTCATCCTTTGATTAGCGATCATGTCTTGCGATATCTCAAAGACTGCTATGACCATACAGTTCAGATCATTGACACTCTGGAAATTTATCGTGAACTGGCATCAGGGTTAATGGATGTCTATCTTTCAGCAGTGAGTAACAAAATGAATCAGGTGATGAAGCTACTGGCGGTAATTTCCACCGTCTTTATTCCCTTAACTTTTGTGGCAGGGATTTACGGGATGAACTTTAATACTGAAGTTTCTCCTTGGAACATGCCAGAACTTGACTGGTATTGGGGCTATCCTGTATGTATAGGGATTATGTTAGCGATCGCCACTAGTTTGATTGTTTATTTTTGGCGCTTGGGTTGGCTTAAAAGCGATCTCTGA
- a CDS encoding 2OG-Fe(II) oxygenase: MTTSVPNSATDNSLLDLTTFTQALDSLRNDADSLRQSYATAKPYPHLVIDNLFQPELLDRLAADFPKPDQRDWLLWDTRNELKSTSRGIEGLSTFTQIFSLWLNSVDVVKTIESIVGIDNLVGDPSFHGAGLHEMHRDGWLAMHADYTRHFSMPLMRRINVLIYLNRDWDASWGGELALQDATNEDTRVSYPCYFNRTIIFPTTSQTFHGVPTHLSCPPDRSRKLLSIYYWSPIPMPLWSKVGTPLLWASDNKNKLKRLLKGV; this comes from the coding sequence ATGACTACAAGTGTGCCTAATTCAGCTACAGACAACTCTCTTTTGGATTTAACTACGTTTACTCAAGCTTTAGATTCCCTGCGCAATGATGCTGATTCATTGCGCCAATCTTATGCAACAGCAAAGCCTTATCCGCACTTAGTAATTGATAATCTTTTTCAACCTGAACTGCTCGATCGCTTAGCGGCAGATTTTCCTAAACCTGACCAGAGAGATTGGTTACTTTGGGACACCCGCAATGAGTTAAAGAGTACTTCTCGGGGTATTGAAGGATTATCAACCTTTACGCAAATATTTTCTCTTTGGCTTAATTCAGTAGATGTAGTTAAAACTATTGAATCAATCGTGGGCATAGACAACCTAGTGGGCGATCCCTCATTCCATGGTGCGGGATTACACGAAATGCATCGCGATGGCTGGTTAGCAATGCACGCTGACTACACCAGACACTTCAGTATGCCTCTGATGCGTCGCATTAATGTCTTGATTTATCTCAACCGAGATTGGGATGCTAGCTGGGGAGGAGAACTAGCATTGCAAGATGCGACCAACGAAGATACTAGAGTTAGTTATCCTTGTTACTTCAACCGAACTATTATTTTTCCTACCACATCCCAAACTTTTCACGGCGTTCCCACTCACCTATCTTGTCCACCAGATCGTAGCCGTAAACTACTTTCAATTTACTATTGGAGTCCTATTCCCATGCCCTTATGGTCAAAAGTGGGAACTCCCTTACTGTGGGCATCAGATAATAAAAACAAACTCAAAAGATTACTCAAAGGAGTCTAA
- the gatA gene encoding Asp-tRNA(Asn)/Glu-tRNA(Gln) amidotransferase subunit GatA, giving the protein MYQGSITELHQQLVNKERSAVEIAQATLKQIEAVEPKVKAFLAVTAESALATAKAVDDKIAAGETIGILEGIPVGIKDNMCTKGIKTTCASQILANFVPPYESTVTQKLKDAGTVVVGKTNLDEFAMGSSTENSSYQTTANPWDLERVPGGSSGGSAAAVAAGECVVSLGSDTGGSIRQPASFCGVVGLKPTYGLVSRFGLVAYASSLDQIGPFSRTVEDSAILLKAIAGYDPHDSTSLKVDIPDYTQYLQPELKQGLKVGIITETFGSGLDPVVAESVQKAIAKLTELGAEVQEISCPRFRYGLPVYYMIASSEASANLARYDAVKYGVREASENLLEMYTNTRAAGFGAEVKRRIMLGTYALSAGYYDAYYLKAQKVRTLIKQDFDRAFADVDVLVCPTSPSTAFKAGEKTDDPLSMYLSDLMTIPVNLAGLPGISIPCGFDAQGLPIGLQLISNVLREDVLFHTAHAYEQATQWHQKQPSL; this is encoded by the coding sequence ATGTACCAAGGAAGTATAACAGAGTTACATCAGCAGTTAGTTAACAAAGAACGTTCGGCAGTAGAAATTGCCCAGGCTACTTTAAAACAGATCGAAGCAGTAGAACCAAAAGTAAAAGCGTTTTTGGCGGTAACTGCCGAATCAGCACTAGCCACCGCTAAAGCAGTAGACGATAAGATTGCAGCAGGTGAAACCATTGGCATACTTGAAGGTATTCCTGTGGGAATCAAGGACAATATGTGTACTAAGGGGATTAAAACCACCTGCGCCTCCCAAATTTTGGCTAATTTTGTGCCTCCTTATGAATCTACCGTTACGCAGAAGCTCAAGGATGCAGGCACAGTAGTCGTCGGCAAAACTAACCTTGATGAGTTTGCTATGGGGAGTTCGACGGAAAACTCTAGTTATCAAACTACAGCAAATCCTTGGGACTTAGAACGAGTACCAGGAGGTTCTTCTGGTGGTTCAGCCGCAGCCGTAGCCGCAGGAGAATGTGTCGTTTCTCTCGGTTCAGATACAGGGGGATCGATTCGTCAGCCAGCCTCTTTTTGTGGGGTTGTGGGGTTGAAGCCGACTTATGGTTTAGTGTCTCGTTTTGGCTTAGTAGCTTATGCTTCTTCCCTAGATCAGATTGGGCCTTTTTCTCGTACCGTGGAAGATTCAGCGATTTTGTTAAAAGCGATCGCTGGGTATGATCCCCATGATTCTACCAGCCTGAAGGTAGATATTCCCGACTATACTCAATATCTCCAGCCTGAACTCAAACAAGGCTTAAAAGTAGGCATTATAACCGAAACCTTTGGCTCAGGATTAGATCCAGTAGTCGCCGAGTCGGTGCAAAAAGCGATCGCTAAATTAACAGAACTTGGTGCAGAAGTCCAAGAAATTTCTTGTCCTCGTTTCCGCTATGGTCTACCTGTCTACTACATGATTGCTTCTTCTGAAGCCTCGGCTAACCTTGCTCGTTACGACGCGGTCAAATATGGGGTACGCGAAGCATCAGAGAACTTGCTAGAAATGTATACCAATACTCGTGCTGCTGGCTTTGGTGCAGAAGTTAAGCGTCGAATCATGTTGGGTACCTATGCCCTCTCGGCGGGATATTATGATGCTTATTATCTCAAGGCGCAAAAAGTACGGACTTTAATCAAACAAGACTTCGATCGAGCATTTGCCGACGTAGATGTTCTAGTCTGTCCAACTTCTCCTTCGACGGCTTTTAAAGCAGGGGAGAAAACTGATGATCCCCTATCAATGTATCTTTCTGATTTAATGACTATTCCCGTTAACTTAGCGGGTTTACCAGGAATTAGTATTCCCTGTGGTTTTGATGCTCAAGGCTTACCGATTGGCTTGCAGCTAATTAGCAATGTGCTAAGAGAAGATGTCTTGTTTCATACTGCTCATGCCTACGAACAGGCGACACAATGGCATCAAAAACAACCAAGTCTGTAA
- a CDS encoding GHKL domain-containing protein, producing MDRIRQSIDTFNDEEWRLLNVRQEKIAKIGKISDVALGISASTIILGYGLAIKLYLQSQKESEFKAKKLAQINQNLSAVNQLLNERNQELDQFTYIVSHDLKAPLRGIANLSEWIEEDLEDKLDKDTSKNMSLLRDRVQRMNSFIDGLLEYSRVGKYQETKTTVDVQKLLHDIIDSLAPAPSFKIEIQSKMPVIQTEALPLQQVFSNLISNSIKHHHRDDGTIKIAAVEQEKYYQFSVADDGIGIALEDQAKIFTIFQTLAAKDTKENTGIGLSIVKKIVENQGGKIWLESALNQGTTFYFTWNIS from the coding sequence ATGGATCGAATACGCCAGTCAATTGATACTTTTAACGACGAAGAATGGCGGCTATTAAATGTTCGTCAAGAGAAAATAGCCAAGATTGGGAAAATTAGTGATGTTGCTTTAGGGATAAGCGCCTCTACCATTATTTTGGGCTATGGATTAGCCATTAAACTCTATCTACAGTCTCAAAAAGAGTCAGAATTTAAAGCAAAAAAACTAGCGCAAATTAATCAAAATTTGTCTGCTGTTAATCAACTTTTAAACGAGCGTAATCAAGAGTTAGACCAGTTCACCTATATAGTTTCCCACGATTTAAAAGCGCCTTTACGAGGGATTGCCAACTTATCTGAATGGATTGAAGAAGATCTCGAAGATAAGCTAGATAAAGATACTAGCAAGAATATGAGCCTGTTGCGCGATCGCGTGCAGCGCATGAATAGTTTTATCGACGGACTTTTAGAATATTCTCGTGTGGGGAAATATCAGGAAACTAAAACTACTGTTGACGTACAAAAGTTACTACATGACATTATTGATTCTTTAGCACCTGCTCCCAGTTTTAAAATTGAGATTCAAAGCAAAATGCCCGTTATTCAAACGGAAGCACTACCCTTACAACAGGTATTTAGTAATCTAATTAGTAACAGCATCAAACATCACCACCGCGATGATGGCACAATTAAAATTGCTGCTGTCGAACAAGAAAAATATTATCAGTTTTCCGTAGCAGATGATGGCATAGGTATTGCCCTAGAAGACCAAGCAAAAATATTCACTATCTTTCAGACTTTAGCTGCTAAAGATACTAAAGAAAATACTGGTATTGGTTTGTCAATTGTCAAAAAGATTGTTGAAAATCAGGGAGGAAAAATTTGGTTAGAGTCCGCATTAAATCAAGGGACTACTTTTTATTTCACCTGGAACATTAGCTAG